The DNA window TGTAGTTGATATTAGTTTCGAGAAAGAAGGAAGTCAATTACCCAATATCCTGGATGCCCTTGTAGTGACCAACGAACAGGGTCACAAAATCGTAATGGAATGTCAACAACACGTTGGTGAAGATACCGTTCGTGCGATCGCGATGGATTCGACCGATGGTTTGGTACGTGGCATGGAAGTGGTCGCTACCGGCAGTCCTATCAAAATGCCTACAGGCAACCAGGTGAAAGGCCGTTTGTTTAATGTGGTGGGTGAAGCCATTGATGGCATAGGTGAGGTAAGCAACGATGATGGTTATTCCATTCACCGTGAACCGCCACGTTTTGAGGATCTGACTACCTCTTCTGAAGTACTTTTCACCGGTATCAAAGTAATTGACCTTATCGAGCCTTATTCTAAGGGAGGTAAGATCGGTTTGTTCGGTGGAGCTGGTGTTGGAAAGACGGTATTGATCATGGAATTGATCAACAACATTGCCAAAGGTTATGCCGGACTCTCTGTATTTGCTGGTGTAGGCGAGAGAACCCGTGAAGGAAATGACCTCCTTCGTGAAATGATTGAGTCAGGCGTTATCAAATACGGAGAGAAATTTACCGAGGATATGGAAAAAGGCGGCTGGGATCTTTCTAAAGTAGATAAGAAAGAACTGGCCGAATCACAAGCCACTCTGGTATTCGGACAGATGAACGAGCCTCCCGGTGCACGTGCACGTGTGGCCCTTTCCGGTCTGACGATGGCGGAGTATTTTCGTGATGGTGAGGGCGAAGGTGAAGGAAAAGATATCCTGTTCTTTATTGACAACATCTTCCGTTTCACACAAGCCGGTTCAGAGGTATCCGCCCTCCTGGGACGTATGCCATCAGCCGTAGGTTACCAACCAACCCTGGCAACGGAAATGGGACTGATGCAGGAACGTATCACTTCCACAAAACGTGGATCCATCACATCGGTACAAGCGGTTTACGTACCTGCAGATGACCTTACCGATCCCGCTCCTGCAACCACGTT is part of the Flavobacteriales bacterium genome and encodes:
- a CDS encoding F0F1 ATP synthase subunit beta, which encodes MSTSNGKISQVIGPVVDISFEKEGSQLPNILDALVVTNEQGHKIVMECQQHVGEDTVRAIAMDSTDGLVRGMEVVATGSPIKMPTGNQVKGRLFNVVGEAIDGIGEVSNDDGYSIHREPPRFEDLTTSSEVLFTGIKVIDLIEPYSKGGKIGLFGGAGVGKTVLIMELINNIAKGYAGLSVFAGVGERTREGNDLLREMIESGVIKYGEKFTEDMEKGGWDLSKVDKKELAESQATLVFGQMNEPPGARARVALSGLTMAEYFRDGEGEGEGKDILFFIDNIFRFTQAGSEVSALLGRMPSAVGYQPTLATEMGLMQERITSTKRGSITSVQAVYVPADDLTDPAPATTFAHLDATTVLSRKIAELGIYPAVDPLDSTSRILTPAIVGQQHYQTAQRVIEILQRYKELQDIIAILGMDELSEEDKLVVHRARRVQRFLSQPFHVAEQFTGLKGVFVSIEDTIKGFNMILDGEVDEYPEAAFNLVGSIEEAIEKGKKLMAEAK